A genomic stretch from Streptomyces venezuelae ATCC 10712 includes:
- a CDS encoding O-acetyl-ADP-ribose deacetylase — protein MVRIVLVQGDITAEAVDAIVNAANSSLLGGGGVDGAIHRKGGPEILAACQDLRRSHYGKGLPTGRAVATTAGRLAARHVIHTVGPVWSRDEDRSALLASCYRESLRVADESGDRTVAFPAISTGIYGWPMEDGARIAVETVRGARTAVEEVRFVLFDAGAYAAFEAAVGERDLP, from the coding sequence GTGGTGCGGATCGTGCTCGTGCAAGGAGACATCACCGCCGAGGCGGTGGACGCGATCGTGAACGCCGCGAACTCCTCGCTGCTCGGCGGCGGCGGGGTCGACGGCGCGATCCATCGGAAGGGCGGCCCGGAGATCCTCGCGGCCTGCCAGGATCTGCGCCGCTCCCACTACGGCAAGGGGCTGCCGACCGGGCGGGCCGTGGCGACCACGGCGGGACGCCTGGCGGCCCGGCACGTGATCCACACGGTCGGACCGGTCTGGTCGCGCGACGAGGACCGGTCGGCGCTGCTGGCCTCCTGCTACCGCGAATCCCTGCGTGTCGCCGACGAGTCGGGGGACCGCACGGTCGCCTTCCCCGCCATCTCCACGGGAATCTACGGCTGGCCGATGGAGGACGGGGCCCGGATCGCCGTCGAGACCGTACGGGGCGCCCGTACCGCCGTGGAAGAGGTCAGGTTCGTCCTCTTCGACGCCGGCGCCTACGCGGCCTTCGAGGCGGCGGTGGGCGAGCGGGACCTCCCTTAG
- a CDS encoding acyl-CoA dehydrogenase family protein has translation MHLAPTERQLRLRAELRAYFRDVMPEGPPPATDTAAHRLLLRRIGADGMLGLGWPEEYGGQGRGPDEQFVFFDEAYRAGAPVSMVTLNTVGPTLMAYGTEEQKAFFLPRILRGETVFAIGYSEPEAGTDLASLRTRAVRDGDSWLIDGQKIFTSNAQNADWIWLACRTDPDAPPHRGISIVLVPTDAPGFSWTPIATVGGLTTTATYYDRIRVPAGNLVGPEHGGWGLITNQLNHERVALAAIGMQAEDFFTAVLDRARTPDPVTGRRRIDEPWVRIRAAEAHARLAATRLLNWRLVGDVGAGRLAPGDASGVKFVGTESAVEVYRICQEIAGGSGTVRAGSPGEFDGGELERMNRAAQINTFGGGVSEVQREIVARMRLGMKGRGRR, from the coding sequence GTGCACCTCGCCCCGACCGAGCGGCAGCTGCGGCTGCGCGCCGAACTCCGCGCGTACTTCCGGGATGTGATGCCCGAAGGGCCGCCCCCCGCGACGGACACCGCCGCCCACCGCCTGCTGCTCCGCCGGATCGGCGCCGACGGGATGCTGGGCCTCGGCTGGCCGGAGGAGTACGGCGGTCAGGGCCGCGGACCCGACGAGCAGTTCGTATTCTTCGACGAGGCCTACCGCGCCGGCGCCCCCGTCTCGATGGTCACCCTCAACACCGTCGGCCCCACCCTCATGGCCTACGGCACCGAGGAGCAGAAGGCCTTCTTCCTGCCCCGGATCCTGCGCGGCGAGACCGTCTTCGCCATCGGCTACAGCGAGCCCGAGGCGGGCACGGACCTCGCCTCCCTCCGGACGCGGGCGGTCCGCGACGGTGACTCCTGGCTGATCGACGGCCAGAAGATCTTCACCTCCAACGCCCAGAACGCCGACTGGATCTGGCTCGCCTGCCGCACCGACCCCGACGCGCCCCCGCACCGGGGCATCTCGATCGTCCTCGTCCCCACCGACGCCCCCGGCTTCTCCTGGACGCCGATCGCGACCGTGGGCGGCCTGACGACCACGGCCACGTACTACGACCGGATACGGGTCCCCGCCGGGAACCTCGTCGGGCCGGAGCACGGCGGCTGGGGCCTCATCACCAACCAGCTCAACCACGAGCGGGTCGCCCTCGCCGCGATCGGCATGCAGGCCGAGGACTTCTTCACCGCCGTGCTCGACCGGGCCCGCACCCCCGATCCGGTGACGGGCAGGCGCCGCATTGACGAGCCCTGGGTGCGGATCCGAGCCGCCGAGGCACACGCCAGGCTGGCGGCGACACGCCTGCTCAACTGGCGTCTGGTGGGTGATGTGGGGGCCGGCCGACTGGCCCCGGGGGACGCGAGCGGCGTGAAGTTCGTGGGAACCGAATCGGCGGTGGAGGTGTATCGAATATGTCAGGAGATCGCGGGTGGGTCGGGGACGGTGCGAGCGGGATCGCCGGGGGAGTTCGACGGCGGTGAGCTGGAGCGCATGAACCGGGCCGCGCAGATCAACACCTTCGGGGGAGGGGTGAGCGAGGTGCAGCGCGAGATCGTCGCGAGGATGCGGCTCGGCATGAAGGGGAGGGGTCGACGATGA
- a CDS encoding bifunctional MaoC family dehydratase N-terminal/OB-fold nucleic acid binding domain-containing protein, which translates to MTLTRTQGGPVPSPDGLYERLVEFEGKAAATAGTGKDPVNLPMIRHWCEAMGDTHPAYRGPDAVAPPTMLQAWTMGGLSGHTDRSSAYDELFALLDGAGYTSVVATDCEQEYLKPLRPGDRITFDTVIESVSALKTTKLGAGHFVTTRTDVRADGELAGTHRFRILKYAPAGRPRGPEREARASGGGQGARAGGPQAEARRPRPVINRDNAGFWEGVAEHRLLIQRCGDCAALRLPWLPGCADCGSGVWDTVEASGTGTVFSYVVMHHPPFPAFDPPYAVGLIELAEGVRMISNVVGVPYDKVRIGMPVRLEFLRVDEELELPVFRAGEED; encoded by the coding sequence ATGACCCTCACACGGACACAGGGCGGACCGGTCCCGTCGCCGGACGGGCTGTACGAGCGGCTCGTGGAGTTCGAGGGGAAGGCCGCCGCCACCGCGGGCACCGGCAAGGACCCGGTCAACCTGCCCATGATCAGGCACTGGTGCGAGGCCATGGGGGACACCCACCCCGCCTACCGGGGGCCCGACGCCGTCGCGCCCCCGACCATGCTCCAGGCCTGGACGATGGGCGGACTCTCGGGGCACACGGACCGCTCGTCCGCCTACGACGAGCTGTTCGCCCTCCTCGACGGCGCCGGATACACGTCGGTGGTCGCGACCGACTGCGAGCAGGAGTACCTCAAGCCGCTGCGGCCCGGTGACCGGATCACCTTCGACACCGTCATCGAGTCCGTGTCGGCGCTCAAGACCACCAAACTCGGGGCGGGACACTTCGTCACCACCAGGACCGACGTCCGCGCCGACGGCGAGCTCGCGGGCACCCACCGCTTCCGCATCCTCAAGTACGCCCCCGCCGGGCGGCCGCGCGGGCCCGAGCGCGAGGCCCGGGCCAGTGGGGGCGGCCAAGGCGCCCGGGCGGGCGGGCCCCAGGCCGAGGCCCGGCGGCCCCGGCCGGTGATCAACCGGGACAACGCCGGATTCTGGGAGGGCGTGGCCGAGCACCGGCTGCTCATCCAGCGCTGCGGCGACTGTGCGGCGCTCCGCCTCCCCTGGCTCCCGGGGTGCGCCGACTGCGGTTCGGGCGTGTGGGACACGGTCGAGGCGAGCGGCACCGGCACCGTCTTCTCGTACGTGGTGATGCACCACCCGCCCTTCCCGGCCTTCGACCCGCCGTACGCGGTCGGACTGATCGAACTCGCCGAGGGCGTACGGATGATCAGCAACGTGGTGGGGGTGCCGTACGACAAGGTGCGGATCGGGATGCCGGTGCGGCTGGAGTTCCTGCGGGTCGACGAAGAGCTGGAACTTCCCGTGTTCCGCGCGGGAGAGGAGGACTGA
- a CDS encoding acyl-CoA dehydrogenase family protein, whose amino-acid sequence MDFTPTEEQEAARELAARIFTDLATHERLRAAGTGTDAELWKALCAAGLPGAVEETGLLGLVLLLEEQGRVTAQVPFAASCVYGVLGVARHGTDEQRARLLPGLRDGTTVVTGAFPAPRAVSSRDGRLSGTVDWVPWLRDATHVLVPDDSHALWLVRTEDAARVDPVELTAPWSAGRLVLDGTAGERLGTADAYADVLTAARIAFAGLQAGVCAGSLARAVAYTSVREQFGRPLSTHQAVQLRAADAHMDTEAIRVTAYEAAWRFDEALDATGAAVTAAWWASEAGKRVVHAGQHLHGGMGADLDHPVHRHFLWGRQLDAYLGCGTELLAELGDLLAEGAPS is encoded by the coding sequence ATGGACTTCACCCCCACCGAGGAGCAGGAGGCCGCCCGCGAGCTCGCGGCCCGGATCTTCACCGATCTCGCCACCCACGAGCGGCTCAGGGCGGCCGGCACCGGCACCGACGCCGAGCTCTGGAAGGCGCTCTGCGCCGCCGGACTCCCCGGCGCCGTCGAGGAGACCGGACTGCTCGGCCTGGTCCTCCTCCTGGAGGAGCAGGGACGCGTGACGGCCCAGGTGCCCTTCGCCGCGTCCTGCGTGTACGGAGTCCTCGGCGTCGCCCGGCACGGCACGGACGAGCAGCGCGCCCGGCTCCTGCCCGGCCTCCGCGACGGCACGACGGTGGTGACGGGCGCCTTCCCGGCGCCCCGCGCGGTCTCCTCGCGCGACGGGCGGCTCAGCGGGACGGTGGACTGGGTGCCGTGGCTGCGGGACGCCACGCACGTCCTCGTGCCGGACGACAGCCACGCCCTGTGGCTGGTCCGCACCGAGGACGCCGCCCGCGTCGACCCCGTCGAGCTCACCGCCCCCTGGTCCGCCGGCCGCCTCGTCCTCGACGGGACGGCGGGCGAGCGCCTCGGGACCGCCGACGCCTACGCGGACGTGCTGACCGCCGCCCGGATCGCCTTCGCCGGACTCCAGGCCGGGGTGTGCGCCGGGTCGCTCGCCCGCGCCGTCGCGTACACCTCCGTGCGGGAGCAGTTCGGCCGCCCGCTCTCCACCCATCAGGCCGTGCAACTGCGCGCCGCCGACGCCCACATGGACACCGAGGCCATCCGCGTCACCGCCTACGAGGCCGCGTGGCGCTTCGACGAGGCCCTGGACGCCACGGGGGCGGCCGTGACCGCCGCCTGGTGGGCCTCCGAGGCGGGGAAGCGGGTCGTGCACGCCGGGCAGCACCTGCACGGCGGCATGGGCGCGGACCTCGACCACCCCGTCCACCGGCACTTCCTGTGGGGCCGGCAGCTCGACGCCTACCTGGGCTGCGGCACCGAGCTCCTCGCCGAACTGGGCGACCTGCTCGCGGAAGGAGCGCCGTCATGA
- a CDS encoding MaoC family dehydratase gives MKAGDELPPLTIPITRTLIVAGAIASRDYQDVHHDAELAREKGSPDIFMNILTTNGLVGRYVTDHFGPRAVLRKVAIRLGAPNHPGDTMVLTGTVTEVDGDTARVRVLGVNGVGHHVTGTVTVEVPR, from the coding sequence GTGAAGGCCGGCGACGAGCTGCCGCCGCTGACGATCCCGATCACCCGCACCCTGATCGTCGCCGGGGCGATCGCCTCCCGGGACTACCAGGACGTGCACCACGACGCCGAGCTGGCGCGGGAGAAGGGCTCGCCGGACATCTTCATGAACATCCTCACGACCAACGGCCTCGTCGGCCGGTACGTCACCGACCACTTCGGCCCCCGCGCGGTCCTCCGCAAGGTCGCCATCCGCCTCGGCGCCCCCAACCACCCCGGCGACACCATGGTCCTGACCGGCACCGTCACCGAGGTCGACGGGGACACGGCCCGCGTCCGGGTCCTCGGGGTCAACGGGGTCGGGCACCACGTCACCGGCACGGTCACCGTGGAGGTGCCGCGATGA
- a CDS encoding lipid-transfer protein has translation MSLRTRDGLGGRAAVVGIGATEFSKDSGRSELSLAVEAVRAALDDAGLAPSDVDGLVTFTMDTNPEITVAQAAGIGELSFFSRVHYGGGAACATVQQAALAVAAGVAEVVVCYRAFNERSGRRFGSGVQQREPSAEGAALGWQLPFGLLTPASWVAMTAQRYLHTYGLTPDAFGHVAVTDRRHAARNPAAYFHGKPITLADHAASRWIVEPLRLLDCCQETDGGQAIVVTSVERARDLRCPPAVVLAAAQGAGRKQEAMTSFYRDGLTGLPEMGVVARQLWQTSGLAPGDIDVGILYDHFTPFVLMQLEEFGFCGPGEAADFVAADALPLNTHGGQLGEAYLHGMNGIAEAVRQLRGTSVNQIPGAGRTLVTAGTGVPTSGLILGTDG, from the coding sequence ATGAGCCTGCGCACCAGGGACGGACTCGGCGGCCGGGCGGCCGTCGTCGGCATCGGGGCCACCGAGTTCTCCAAGGACTCGGGCCGCAGCGAGCTCTCCCTCGCCGTCGAGGCGGTGCGGGCGGCCCTCGACGACGCCGGGCTCGCTCCTTCCGACGTCGACGGCCTGGTCACCTTCACCATGGACACCAACCCCGAGATCACCGTCGCCCAGGCGGCCGGCATCGGCGAGCTGTCCTTCTTCTCCCGCGTGCACTACGGCGGCGGAGCCGCCTGCGCCACCGTCCAGCAGGCCGCGCTCGCCGTCGCCGCCGGGGTCGCCGAGGTCGTCGTCTGCTACCGGGCGTTCAACGAGCGCTCCGGGCGCCGCTTCGGCTCGGGCGTCCAGCAGCGCGAACCGTCCGCCGAGGGCGCCGCGCTCGGCTGGCAGCTGCCCTTCGGGCTGCTCACCCCGGCCTCCTGGGTCGCGATGACCGCCCAGCGGTATCTGCACACCTACGGGTTGACCCCGGACGCCTTCGGCCATGTCGCCGTCACCGACCGGCGGCACGCGGCCCGCAACCCCGCCGCGTACTTCCACGGCAAGCCGATCACCCTCGCCGACCACGCGGCCTCCCGCTGGATCGTCGAGCCGCTGCGGCTCCTCGACTGCTGCCAGGAGACCGACGGCGGTCAGGCGATCGTCGTCACCTCCGTCGAGCGCGCCCGTGACCTGCGGTGCCCGCCCGCCGTGGTCCTGGCCGCGGCGCAGGGGGCGGGACGGAAGCAGGAGGCGATGACCAGCTTCTACCGGGACGGCCTGACGGGCCTTCCGGAGATGGGGGTGGTGGCCCGGCAGCTCTGGCAGACCTCAGGACTCGCACCGGGCGACATCGACGTGGGCATCCTCTACGACCACTTCACGCCGTTCGTCCTCATGCAGCTGGAGGAGTTCGGCTTCTGCGGGCCGGGGGAGGCGGCGGACTTCGTCGCGGCCGACGCCCTCCCGCTGAACACGCACGGAGGGCAGCTCGGCGAGGCCTATCTGCACGGCATGAACGGCATAGCGGAGGCGGTCCGGCAGCTGCGGGGGACCTCGGTGAACCAGATACCCGGGGCGGGGCGGACCCTGGTCACCGCGGGGACGGGCGTTCCCACGTCCGGGTTGATCCTGGGTACGGACGGCTGA
- a CDS encoding DUF1906 domain-containing protein has product MNTNAQTPASALSPAPASTSSPTPAPASTSASSLAPAPSPAPSRSSLPASRVRAASPAGVRVVVTALVAALAGAALLAAPDPASATRQDTTAATAAATTTSGAPGARGGSVGGVRAVGAARGAPAGPGYYIGRAFDTCEAPSLAVMKAWRSSPYGAVGIYFGGRGRGCPVQRELSRDWVASVHAMGWRLLPLFVGSQAPCVISTAKRPFALGSSPWSQGTREAVEAVRAAGALGLDASSPLYLDIEAYRAGDAGCAATTLSFVRAWSREVRRLGYVPGFYSSVETGVRDIEAQRRAGTKDLPAVMWFARWGRPALYTETVLDPQAWTPHARIHQYAGNVSEAYGGRRLLIDRNTMDAPVARVAPTAGLKSPLSAP; this is encoded by the coding sequence ATGAACACCAACGCGCAAACCCCGGCCTCCGCCCTCTCTCCGGCCCCCGCATCCACTTCCTCCCCGACTCCGGCCCCCGCATCCACCTCCGCCTCGTCCCTGGCACCGGCCCCCTCACCGGCGCCGTCCCGCTCCTCCCTGCCCGCGAGCCGGGTGCGGGCCGCGTCGCCCGCCGGGGTGCGGGTCGTGGTCACCGCTCTGGTCGCGGCCCTGGCCGGGGCGGCCCTGCTCGCCGCCCCGGACCCGGCCTCGGCGACCCGCCAGGACACCACCGCCGCCACCGCCGCCGCCACCACCACGAGCGGTGCTCCCGGCGCGCGTGGCGGCTCCGTCGGCGGCGTCAGGGCCGTGGGCGCTGCGCGGGGCGCTCCCGCCGGGCCCGGGTACTACATCGGTCGGGCCTTCGACACCTGTGAGGCGCCCTCGCTCGCGGTGATGAAGGCCTGGCGGAGTTCGCCGTACGGGGCCGTCGGGATCTACTTCGGCGGCCGGGGGCGGGGCTGTCCCGTCCAGCGGGAGCTGAGCCGGGACTGGGTCGCCTCCGTCCACGCCATGGGCTGGCGGCTGCTGCCGCTGTTCGTCGGCTCCCAGGCGCCCTGTGTCATCTCGACGGCCAAGCGGCCCTTCGCCCTCGGCAGCAGCCCCTGGAGCCAGGGGACCCGGGAGGCCGTTGAGGCGGTACGGGCGGCGGGGGCGCTCGGGCTGGACGCGAGCAGCCCGCTGTACCTCGACATCGAGGCGTACCGGGCGGGTGACGCGGGCTGCGCCGCGACCACCCTCTCGTTCGTGCGGGCCTGGAGCCGGGAGGTGCGGCGCCTCGGCTATGTGCCGGGGTTCTACAGCAGCGTGGAGACGGGGGTGCGGGACATCGAGGCGCAGCGGCGGGCGGGTACGAAGGACCTGCCGGCCGTGATGTGGTTCGCGCGCTGGGGGCGGCCCGCGTTGTACACGGAGACGGTGCTTGACCCGCAGGCGTGGACTCCGCACGCGCGGATCCACCAGTACGCGGGCAATGTCAGCGAGGCGTACGGCGGGCGCCGGCTCCTCATCGACCGCAACACGATGGACGCGCCCGTCGCCCGCGTCGCCCCCACCGCCGGCCTGAAGTCCCCGCTCTCCGCTCCGTGA
- a CDS encoding SigE family RNA polymerase sigma factor, which yields MTPPPSGPVCAGASQYASYPTFSSYVRARGPVLLRTARSLTANPCDAEDLLQTALAKTFVAWERIEDHRALDGYVRRALLNTRTSQWRKRKVDEFACEELPEPSGLPEPDLAERQVLHDAMWRAVLKLPERQRQMVVLRYYEDLSEAQTAEVLGVSVGTVKSAVSRALGKLREDPELTPVR from the coding sequence ATGACTCCGCCACCCTCTGGCCCCGTCTGCGCCGGTGCCTCGCAGTACGCGTCGTACCCGACCTTCTCCTCGTACGTACGGGCACGGGGGCCCGTGCTCCTGCGCACCGCGCGCTCGCTGACCGCCAACCCGTGCGACGCCGAGGACCTGCTCCAGACCGCGCTCGCCAAGACGTTCGTCGCCTGGGAGCGCATCGAGGACCACCGTGCCCTGGACGGCTACGTACGCCGTGCGCTGCTGAACACGCGTACGTCGCAGTGGCGCAAGCGCAAGGTCGACGAGTTCGCCTGCGAGGAGCTGCCCGAGCCGTCCGGTCTTCCCGAGCCGGACCTGGCGGAGCGGCAGGTGCTGCACGACGCGATGTGGCGTGCGGTCCTGAAGCTTCCGGAGCGGCAGCGGCAGATGGTGGTCCTCAGGTACTACGAGGACCTCAGCGAGGCCCAGACGGCCGAGGTGCTCGGGGTGTCGGTCGGCACGGTGAAGAGCGCCGTGTCCAGGGCGCTCGGCAAGCTGCGCGAGGACCCGGAGCTGACTCCGGTCCGGTAG
- a CDS encoding long-chain fatty acid--CoA ligase, with product MYSTMQDVQLTVSRILKHGMTIHGKSVITTWTGEPEPQRRTFAEAGARAHQLANALRDELGVTGDQRVATLMWNNAEHVEAYFAIPSMGAVLHTLNLRLPPEQLVWIVNHAADRVVLVNGSLLPLLAPLLPHLPTIEHIVVAGPGDRSVLAGAAPRVHEYEELIAGRPTTYDWPELDERSAAAMCYTSGTTGDPKGVVYSHRSIYLHSMQVNMAESMGLTDKDTTLVVVPQFHVNAWGLPHATFMTGINMLMPDRFLQPAPLAEMIERERPSHAAAVPTIWQGLLAEVTANPRDLSSMTQVTIGGAACPPALMEAYDRLGVRLCHAWGMTETSPLGTMAHPPHGFTAEEEWPYRVTQGRFPAGVEARLVGPAGEHLPWDGVSAGELEVRGTWIAGSYFGGVDGEAIRPADKFSEDGWLKTGDVGVISPDGYLTLTDRAKDVIKSGGEWISSVELENAIMAHPEVAEAAVVAVPDEKWGERPLATVVLKEGATADYETLRTFLEAEGGIARWQLPERWAIVPAVPKTSVGKFDKKVIRKQYAEGELDVTEL from the coding sequence GTGTACAGCACCATGCAGGACGTACAGCTGACAGTGAGCCGCATCCTCAAGCACGGGATGACGATTCACGGGAAGTCCGTCATCACCACGTGGACGGGCGAGCCCGAGCCGCAGCGCCGCACGTTCGCGGAGGCCGGAGCGCGCGCCCATCAGCTGGCCAACGCCCTGCGCGACGAGCTCGGGGTCACCGGCGACCAGCGGGTCGCGACCCTGATGTGGAACAACGCGGAGCATGTCGAGGCGTACTTCGCGATCCCCTCGATGGGCGCAGTCCTCCACACCCTGAACCTCCGTCTGCCCCCCGAGCAGCTGGTGTGGATCGTCAACCACGCCGCCGACCGGGTCGTGCTCGTCAACGGCTCCCTGCTCCCCCTCCTCGCCCCGCTGCTGCCGCACCTGCCGACGATCGAGCACATCGTGGTCGCGGGTCCCGGGGACCGTTCCGTGCTGGCGGGCGCGGCCCCCCGCGTACACGAGTACGAGGAGCTGATCGCGGGCCGGCCGACCACGTACGACTGGCCGGAACTGGACGAGCGCTCGGCCGCCGCCATGTGCTACACCTCCGGCACGACCGGCGACCCCAAGGGCGTGGTCTACTCCCACCGTTCGATCTACCTGCACTCGATGCAGGTGAACATGGCCGAGTCGATGGGTCTCACCGACAAGGACACGACCCTGGTCGTGGTCCCGCAGTTCCACGTCAACGCCTGGGGACTGCCGCACGCCACCTTCATGACCGGCATCAACATGCTCATGCCGGACCGTTTCCTCCAGCCGGCCCCGCTCGCCGAGATGATCGAGCGCGAGCGGCCGAGCCACGCGGCCGCCGTCCCCACCATCTGGCAGGGCCTGCTCGCCGAGGTCACCGCGAACCCCCGCGACCTCTCCTCGATGACCCAGGTCACCATCGGCGGCGCGGCCTGTCCGCCGGCGCTCATGGAGGCGTACGACCGGCTCGGCGTCCGTCTCTGCCACGCCTGGGGCATGACCGAGACGTCCCCGCTCGGCACGATGGCCCACCCGCCGCACGGCTTCACCGCCGAGGAGGAGTGGCCGTACCGCGTCACGCAGGGCCGCTTCCCGGCCGGCGTCGAGGCGCGTCTCGTCGGTCCCGCCGGCGAGCACCTGCCCTGGGACGGCGTGTCGGCCGGTGAGCTGGAGGTGCGCGGCACCTGGATCGCGGGCTCGTACTTCGGCGGTGTCGACGGCGAGGCCATCCGCCCGGCGGACAAGTTCAGCGAGGACGGCTGGCTCAAGACCGGCGACGTCGGCGTGATCAGCCCGGACGGCTACCTCACCCTCACCGACCGGGCCAAGGACGTCATCAAGTCCGGCGGCGAGTGGATCTCCAGCGTCGAGCTGGAGAACGCGATCATGGCGCACCCGGAGGTCGCCGAGGCCGCCGTCGTCGCGGTGCCGGACGAGAAGTGGGGCGAGCGCCCGCTGGCGACCGTGGTCCTCAAGGAGGGGGCGACGGCGGACTACGAGACCCTGCGGACCTTCCTGGAGGCCGAGGGCGGCATCGCCCGCTGGCAGCTGCCGGAGCGCTGGGCGATCGTGCCGGCGGTGCCGAAGACCAGCGTGGGCAAGTTCGACAAGAAGGTCATCCGCAAGCAGTACGCGGAGGGCGAGCTGGACGTGACGGAGCTGTAG